GCAACCTCAATGATACCGGACGCCAGCTATATCGACACACTGAAAGCCTTCCCGCAAAATATCGAAATCCGCACCGTGCGTACTTTCCAGCGCAGGCCGCCGATGGGCAGCGCCTTCGAGAAAATGATGGCCCAATATACCAATTCCACCGGCCCGATGACCTACGAACTGAACAGCTCCATGTTGCTTCTTCCTAAAGAACCGATGAAGCCGAGACTCTACGACAGTCGCGTAGGCTATTTTGCTGTCGGTTACAAAGACTTTGACGGCAACCCGCACGGAGTGAAATACAAAGCGAACATCACCCGCTGGCGTCTCGAACCGAAAGACGAGGATAAGGAGAAATACCTCAGGGGCGAACTTGTAGAACCGAAGAAACCAATCGTTATCTACATCGACCCCGCCACTCCTAAAAAATGGGTTCCTTACCTGATTCAAGGAGTCAACGACTGGCAGAAAGCCTTTGAGAAAGCCGGCTTCAAGAACGCCATCATCGGCAAAGAAGCCCCCACAGACGACCCGACATGGAGTCTGGAAGACGCCCGTCATTCGGCTATCGTCTATAAGCCGTCCGATATTCCCAATGCAAGCGGCCCTCATGTACACGACCCCCGCAGCGGTGAAATCCTCGAAACACATATCAACTGGTATCATAACGTAATGCTCCTGCTCTACAACTGGTATATCGTGCAAGCCGGCGCCATCGACCCGGGAGCACGCAAACCTCAGTTTGACGATGAACTGATGGGCGAACTGATTCGTTTTGTATCTTCCCACGAGGTAGGTCACACGCTGGGCTTGCGTCATAACTTCGGCTCTTCCGCCACCGTTCCGGTAGAAAAACTGAGAGACAAAGCATGGGTGGAAGCCAACGGCCACACCCCATCCATTATGGATTATGCACGTTTCAATTACATCGCCCAGCCGGAAGACAGCATCTCACGTGCTGGAATCTTCCCCCGCATCGGTATCTACGACGACTGGTCTATCGAATGGGGTTACCGCTGGATGCCCGAATTTGAGACGGCAGAAGCTGAAATCCCCCACATGAACAAGTGGATTATCAGCAAACTAAAGGAAGACAAGCGCTACACTTTCGGCACGGAAAGCGACCGCGACGACCCTCGTAACCAGAACGAAGACTTGGGCGACGACGCAGTGCTGGCAGGCACATACGGCATCAAGAATCTGAAACGTATCATGCCCGAAATCATCAACTGGACGTACGAACCGAACGAAGGCTACCAAAAGGCAAGCACCTTATACAGCAACGTAGCCGGACAGTTTTCCCTGTATATGGGACATGTGGCAACCAATGTCGCCGGTATTTACAGTACCCCGATTTCGGTAGAACAAACCGACGTGAAAGCAGTGGAATTTGTGCCGAAGGGTATACAGAAGAAAGCTGTGACATTCTTAAACAAAGAATTATTCACCACGCCTACTTGGTTGATGGACGACAAACTGACAGAAAAGGCCGGAGTCAATACCTTCAATTATATTTTCCGCGTGCAGAGTAATATCTTGAAACGTTTGCTTAGCAGCCGCACGCTGGACAAGATGACGACCAACGAATTGATGAACGGCAACAAAGCCTATACTTCCAATGAAATGTTCCAAGACCTGAAGAAAGGCATTTGGAGCGACCTCAGAGGTGGCAAGAAGCCCGACCTCAATCAGCGTGCTTTGCAGAAAGTCTATGTGAACGCACTGATTGCTATGCTCGACAAACCGAAAAATAATTCTAATCCGATGAGTTATTCCTCGGATTCCCCTTCGGAAGCGCCTGCCATTGCCCGTGGACAACTGGCTAGTCTTAGAAGTGAACTGAACAGTGCGGCAAGTGCTTCAAGTGGCATATACAAGAGCCACTATCAGAACTTGAAAGCATTGATTGATACTGCTTTTGATACTAAATAAAAGGATGATATAAACAAAGCAAGAGAGTGTCATTTACGCTTTGCAGGTAGGTCCATAACTCTTTCATTTTCTTGCAAGAACAAGAGTAAAAAATGAAATTTCCGGTGATTGTACGATACAAAAAGGCGACTCGTTGCAACGAGCCGCCTTTTCTGTTTATTTGATTTCGAATTCTTCCTTCATATCGATTTCCTCTCCATGTATATCGTAGAATACATATTGTAGGAATGCGAGTTTCTGACTTGGAATAACCTTGATACCGAATCCGTATTTCATCTGCCACTTCCGTTTCAGGGAAACGAGTCCCTGGTTGATGTAAGCGGCTACATACGGATGGACGTGTAACGAGAATTTCTTAACCTTCAGTTTATTGACCAGATAATCAATTTTACTATCCAAAGTGTCCGTAAAGAGAATGGACGACTTGATAGAGCCTTTGCCGAAGCAGGTAGGGCAGGTTTCGGTCGTGTTGACGTCCATTGCCGGACGCACACGTTGGCGTGTAATCTGCATCAGCCCGAATTTGCTGAGCGGCAGAATATTATGCCGTGCCCTGTCTTTCTGCATGTTGGCACACATTCGTTCATAAAGCTTTTGGCGGTTTTCGGCTTCATTCATGTCGATGAAGTCCACGACGATGATACCACCCATATCCCTTAATCGCAGTTGGCGCGCCAGTTCATCGGCGGCTCCCAGATTTACTTCGAGTGCGTTACCTTCCTGTCCGTTGGCATTCTTGGTGCGGTTTCCGCTGTTCACGTCTACTACGTGAAGCGCCTCAGTGTGCTCAATAATCAGATAGGCACCACTCTTGTAAGAGATGGTTTTACCAAACGAGGATTTAATCTGCTTGGTGATACCGAAATTGTCGTAGATGGGAAGCTGGCCTTTGTACAGTTTCACGATATTAGCCCGGTCGGGCGCAATCAGTGATACGTAGTCTTTGATTTCATTGTACACAGCCTCGTCGTTGACGTAAATATTCTCAAAAGATGGGTTGAAGA
This portion of the Bacteroides acidifaciens genome encodes:
- a CDS encoding ribonuclease E/G produces the protein MTSELVVDVQPKEVSIALLEDKSLVELQSEGRNISFSVGNMYLGRIKKLMPGLNACFVDVGYEKDAFLHYLDLGPQFNSLEKFVKQTLSDKKKLTSISKATLLPDLDKDGTVSNTLKVGQEVVVQIVKEPISTKGPRLTSEISFAGRYLVLIPFNDKVSVSQKIKSSEERARLKQLLMSIKPKNFGVIVRTVAEGKRVAELDGELKVLIKHWEDAMAKVQKATKYPTLIYEETSRAVGLLRDLFNPSFENIYVNDEAVYNEIKDYVSLIAPDRANIVKLYKGQLPIYDNFGITKQIKSSFGKTISYKSGAYLIIEHTEALHVVDVNSGNRTKNANGQEGNALEVNLGAADELARQLRLRDMGGIIVVDFIDMNEAENRQKLYERMCANMQKDRARHNILPLSKFGLMQITRQRVRPAMDVNTTETCPTCFGKGSIKSSILFTDTLDSKIDYLVNKLKVKKFSLHVHPYVAAYINQGLVSLKRKWQMKYGFGIKVIPSQKLAFLQYVFYDIHGEEIDMKEEFEIK
- a CDS encoding zinc-dependent metalloprotease, producing MRKLTTFLLLLAMLIPTAGAQSTDLFKKKKKKKSATEMAADKAKADSIAKAKKSPFQPYASVITKKAKTMNGFFKVHCIEGKYFFEIPDSLFGRDILIVNRIVKAPVDKQKRKAGYPGDHISDEVIRFELGRDNKLFIRQISYLEHSTDTLGMYQAVLNSNVQPIVATFPLKTMRKDSLTKNYVIEMTDFIRKDGDMFSFSNFAKDNIGATSMIPDASYIDTLKAFPQNIEIRTVRTFQRRPPMGSAFEKMMAQYTNSTGPMTYELNSSMLLLPKEPMKPRLYDSRVGYFAVGYKDFDGNPHGVKYKANITRWRLEPKDEDKEKYLRGELVEPKKPIVIYIDPATPKKWVPYLIQGVNDWQKAFEKAGFKNAIIGKEAPTDDPTWSLEDARHSAIVYKPSDIPNASGPHVHDPRSGEILETHINWYHNVMLLLYNWYIVQAGAIDPGARKPQFDDELMGELIRFVSSHEVGHTLGLRHNFGSSATVPVEKLRDKAWVEANGHTPSIMDYARFNYIAQPEDSISRAGIFPRIGIYDDWSIEWGYRWMPEFETAEAEIPHMNKWIISKLKEDKRYTFGTESDRDDPRNQNEDLGDDAVLAGTYGIKNLKRIMPEIINWTYEPNEGYQKASTLYSNVAGQFSLYMGHVATNVAGIYSTPISVEQTDVKAVEFVPKGIQKKAVTFLNKELFTTPTWLMDDKLTEKAGVNTFNYIFRVQSNILKRLLSSRTLDKMTTNELMNGNKAYTSNEMFQDLKKGIWSDLRGGKKPDLNQRALQKVYVNALIAMLDKPKNNSNPMSYSSDSPSEAPAIARGQLASLRSELNSAASASSGIYKSHYQNLKALIDTAFDTK